Sequence from the Fibrobacter sp. UWH4 genome:
GCCCAGTTGCAAGCGCCCCAGTTGAATAGACGCCTTCAGCATCAGGGTCAGCGCATCGAGCCCATTACCGACTCCGACGCAAGCCTTTTTACCACAATAGGCTGCAAAAGCCTCTTCGAACGCAGCACAACGCGAACCGCGAATAAACCACTTAGAATCAAGGACATCAGAAAAAGATTCGCGCAGGGCATCGCCCAAAGCGCGATTCACATAATCCAGCGAATAAAACGGGACATTCATCATTATTCATGAAAATAGCAAATTAGTAGGAAGTAGGAAGTAGAAAGTAGACAGTGATTAGTGGTTAGGAATTTACTATTTTAGGAAATATGTACGAAATTTTGCCCTACAGCCCCGAACTAGACAAGCGACTGGATCACTTTGTGGAATGCGAATCTGTCAACGGGACGTTCTTGCAAACCAGACGGTTCTTGAACTACCACCCGACAGGCCGCTTTACCGACGCCAGTTTTGCGCTAGAAAAAAGCGGTACCATTGTCGCCTATTTCCCGGGCGTGGCAAAGGAGCAAACCTTCATCTCCCATGCGGGTACTACCTTTGGCGGACCCATTATCGCAAAATCGTTCTACAGCGGTTCCAGGCTCCTTGAAATCTTGAAAGAAGCAGACCAGCACCTTACAAGCCGATTCAAAAACATTCGTTTCAAGATTACTCCAGCCATTTTCGCCGAAGAAAGTCCAGACCTTCTGGAATATATGCTGGAACACATGGGATACACACGCCATACGGAACTCAGTTCCTATTGCACGCTGCAATCCGGCGTAGACCCGCTCGAGAACTGCGACAAGGAATGCCGCCGCATTTTCAAGAAATCCGAAATCGAAAGCATCCGGTTCGGAAACCTGGAAAAGACCGAAGACTTCGAAACCTTCTACCATTTTCTGGAAATTTCAAAATCCAAGCACAACGTCCATCCGGTCCATACCTTGCAGGAACTCTACGACCTGAAGGACAACCGCATCCCAGACCACATCCGATTCCGCGGAATCTGGGACAAAGACACGCTAGTTGCCGCCATGATGCTGTTCAGATTCGAAAAGACCAAGACCATTCACGCCCAATACATCGCCCCCAATCCCGACTACGAGAAGTTCCAACCCACCATAGCCCTATATGTGCGCGTCATGCGAGAAGCCGCCCTCGAAGGGTTCCAGAAAATCTCCTGGGGTATTTCTACCGAAAACGGGGGTGAATTTTTGAACGAAAACCTGCACCGATTCAAGGAATCCCTCGGCGCCAAAGCCAGCGTCAACGCATTTTATACAAAGTAAAAATTAGCGAGTAGAAGCTTCTTTCACAAAAGCATCGTATTCGTAGATATAGTCGGATTCATCGTAATGCTCCGACGCAAGCACCATACACACCGCACCCGACGAGAAGTTCTCGATTTCACGCCAATGCATGGTGGGAATATAGAGTCCGTGGTAGGAACGGTTCAGCGAATATTTGGTACGGGTTTTGCCGTCATCCAGAATCACATCGAAACTACCGCTGGCGGCAATAATCAGCTGGCGTAGGTTCCTGTGAGCATGACCTCCACGGGTCGTTCCACCGGGAACATCGTACAGATAATACACTCGCTTGATATCGAAGGGCACCAGTTCGCCCCCTTCCACCACACTCAGGTTACCCCGCTGGTCGTGAGCAATAGGGATATCAATTAATTGCGGCTCGTTGAGATTCGATTCGTTCCAAATCATGGCACTAATATAATAATAGTTGGTAGAGCTTAGTTGGTAGAACTTAGTTAGTAGAGCTTAGCCAAGAGAGATCATTCTAAGTTCCCACCTAAAGGTGGCCATGTCCACCTAAGTGCTAAAGCACTAAGTGGCCAAAGGTAAGCTCTAAGCTCTAAGTTCTAAGCTCTAAAAATCTGTCCTCTAGGGGTGGTTCGGGGCATTTTTGGGGGTGGCTCGGTTGAAAACCGGCCAATTTATTTCTATATATGTCACACCAATGAGTGCATGTCGCGCCAAGCTCTGCCAACATGCATGTTAACCAAAGAGCTTCCTTTAACGAGGTAAAAATGTCCTCTTTCCGTGGACCAAAAGGTAAGGTAGCCCGTTCTCTCGGACTCGCCGTCTCTCAGAAGACTCAGAAGGCTCTCGATCGCCGTAACTTTGCACCCGGCCAGCATGGCCAGACCCGCAAGAAGTCTTCTTCTGTGTACAAGCAGCAGCTCGTTGAAAAGCAGCGTCTGCGTTTCACCTACAACATTTCCGAAGCTCAGTTGGCCAAGGCTTATGACGAAGCCAACCGTCGCGCCGGTTCTGCTGGTGACAACCTGATGATCTTGCTCGAAACCCGTCTGGACGCCCTCGTCTACCGCATGGGCTTTGCTCGCACGATTTTCGCTGCTCGTCAGTATGTCGCTCACGGCCACTTCACCGTGAACGGTGTTCGCAGCTACTCTCCCGCTCGCCAGATCAAGGCCGGCGACGTGATTGCAGTTCGCGAAGGTTCTAAGGAACACGTGCAGATCAAGGAAGCCATTGCTAACGCTCCGGCTGCCCCTGAATACGTGACTGTTGACGCAGGCAAGATGGAAGGCTCTCTCGTGAAGCTCCCGCTCCGCGATCAGATTCCGGTCAAGCTCGAAGAACAGCTCGTCGTGGAATACTACTCCAGGTAGTTTCTACACAAACGAAACGTTTGGGAAGCTCGGCTCTGCCGGGCTTCTTTTTTTTGTATCTTGTGGTTATGAAAGATTTGATTTTCAAGATGACCGCCAACCTGAAGGGATATCTAAAATCCCTGAACTGGATTTTTTTGCTCGGGCTTGCCGCATTCAGCATAGCGCTTGCCATCATCAACAACATCCGCGTCGAAGACTCGCATTCCGTTGAGTGGATCGGCAGCCAGGAAATTCTAGAGAAACCGGACGAGGTGCTGTAATGAAAAAGACAATCTTTTCTGCTGCACTCCTTGCCGTAGCCTCGATTCTTGTCGCAATCGGAGTTGCCGAGATTTCGTTCCCGGAATCGTTCTTGACTTTTACCGACCAAGACTGGTTGATGGAAATTTGGCCCAAGGCATACCGCTATAACATCCATGTGGGACTTGCCGCCATTATTATTGCCACGGGCATCTGCGTTCCCGCCTACCGCCTACAAAAGGACTTTGCCATCCGCGCGCTAGAAACACTGTTCCGCGTGGGAATCGGAGGCATGTTCATCTTTGCAAGCGTCTACAAGATTCAGGATCCGCACCAGTTTGCCGTTCTCGTGGCCCAGTACCAGTTCTTCCCTGCTCTGCACCTGGAAAACCTGAACAACTTCTTTGCGCTCGTCTATCCGCAGTTTGAATTCTGGTTTGGCCTCGCCATGATTGTAACGCCGTTCGTGCGCGAATCTGCGTTCGCTATTTTCTGGATGTTCATCAGTTTCATCATCGCTCTCAGCTGGGCGCTCGGCAACGATCTAGGCATCACCTGCGGATGTTTCGAACTTGAAGACGGCGCCGCTCACGACAAGGCCGAAGCCTGGACTAGCCTCATCCGCGACCTCATTCTTATTTGGCCGACACTCTGGCTCGCCACCCGCAAGCACCGCAGCCTAATCAAAGTCTGGCGAGAAAAATAAACCGAGACCATTTGAGCGAAACGATAATCCAAACGAGTATTTAGTTTCAAAATAAATAGAGATCCACCCGCACCAGCGGGTGGTTTTCTTGATATAATTAAACCGCGAGCAAATGCCTGCGGCTTTTTATATGCAAATAAAGAAAACACCCCGGCTTATTGCCGAGGCGTTTTCATAGGAGGATTCCGGCTGTTAAGCCGGAATGATAATCCTTATTCCACCGTGATGAGGGTGACGGTGCGCTTGCCGACCTTGATCGGCTTGCTGACGTCAACACCCTTCTTGGCCTTCTTGGACGGATCGTTTGCCCAGCCTTCCTTCAGCTTTTCGGTGCTGCGGTCGAGCGTCTGGACAGTGGCCTTGCCCTTGAAGCCCGGAATGTTCAACTTGAGTTCGTAGTCGCTGTACGGGCTCTTGTTGATCACGAGCAGGCTCTTCTTCTTGCCGTTTTCGGTGTAGTAGGTCGTGATGAGCGATTCCTTGTCACCGGTGATTTCGGTCTTGAGGAGCTTGCCGCGGAGAGCGTCAGAAGCCATCTGGAATGCCCAGTAGCTCGGACGTGGGCAGTTCATGCATTCTTCTGCAGAACGAGTCAGGTAACCGTAGTCACCGCCTTCCGGAGTGATATCGTTGTGGATATCCCAGTACTGTGCGTTGTCCACGTTTTCAGTGGCGAGCATAGCGAGGTAGTCAGCAACGAACAGACCGTTTTCGAGAGAAATGGTCTGCGGACCCGGGTTGAAGTCCACGGAGTTCCATTCGGTGAGCCAGAGTTCAATCTTCTTGTCCTTCTTGAAGTGGCTGGTCCACTTGTCCACCACCTTGTGGAGACGGCTGTAGATAGGAACGAGGTCCTGCGGAGCAGAGAGCATGGCGAAGTCATTTTCTTCACCGAAGTGCTGCGGATAGTGGTGAACAATGAGACCGTCGGCAATGTCGCCGGTTTCCTTGAGCACGTTGTCGTTCCACTGGCCATCGAGCACGCCGAGAACAGCGACCTTGATAGTCGGGTCAACCTTCTTCATGGCTTCGATGAACTTACGGGCGCGCTTACCATAAATGGTACCGCCGTCCTTACCATACTTTTCATAGTACGGGTGCCAGTTACCATAGACTTCGTTACCGATTTCCCAGTAAACGATTCCGGCCTTCTTGTCGATGTTGGTGTGCTTCACCCAAGCGGCTGCTTCCTGTTCGGTGCCAGAACCGAAGTTCACGGTGAACATAGCGTTAGAACCGGTCTTCTTCAACCAGGCGAGGAATTCGTCGGTATCGACCATCCAGTCATGGTTGTCGAGGATTTCCTTCCAGTGGTCGTCATCGGCACGGAGACCACCCGGATAACGGATGATGCCGTGGTTGATGCGCTTGGCGTATTCGGCAGTCTGAACCTTGAACTTCGGATTGTCAAGCATATCGCCATCCCAAAGGGCAGCGTTGATACCGAAGAGGCCACCCGAGATGTTCGGGTTGAGCACGTCGCCGGTACCCTTGACTTCAACCTTCACGAGAGCCGGACGTTCAGCAGCCTTGACTTCCTTCTGGTTGGTGAGCTTGATGTTATCGATTTCGAAGCTACCGTTAGAGCCTTCTCCACCCGGTTTGAAGTCGAGGGATACAACACCCTTGAGGTCAAACTGGCCATTTTCCTTGGCTTCAGGCGGCTGGTAGTACGGGAACTTGGAGAATGCACGGAACGGCACGATTACCGTGGTGCGACCGCGAGGTACACCCGTGTTGGCAACGAAGAGTTCCTTGCCAGCATCACCGACCTGCACCGTAATGGACTGCCATGCGCGTTCGGAGTAGACGTCGAACATGATGCCCCAGTGGTTGGTCCAGTCACGCTGCTTGTTATCGTGGTTGGCTGTATTCTTGGAGAAGTCGAGCACAACGTCAACCCAGTCGGACATTTCGAAGTGCTTCACGTTGAGGGAGTTGCCATCAAGCTTGGAGCTCTTGAACGGCATTTCCACTTCGACCTTGGACTTCGGACCCTTGGACGGTTCCCAGTTGTCCTTGGCGAACTTGCCTTCGAAGTCGGAAATCACGACATCCGGAGCCTTGGACTTCCAGTTGTCCCACTTGATATCCGGGTCAACCCAGTCGATGGTTTCGGTGAAGGTAATCTGGTCCACAAAGATGGTCACAGGAGCCGGCTTGCCCGGTTCACCAGCGTTTTCACCCTTGCCCACGGAGAAACGGATTTCCTGAATCTTGTTCCACTGCACGTCCTTGGCAACTTCGGCCTGCTTGTTAGCGTCCCAAGCCTTACCCTTGTCGTTGAACTTCTTCAGAGGAATCTTCACGAGCTTCCAGTCGGTGCCGACCTTGGAGCCTTCGATCCAGTCGTTCAGGCTGATCTTGGTCTGGCTCTTGATGTCGTTGCCCTGGTTGTCGAGGATACCCACGTAGACCTTTTCGCCGCCGAGCTTACCCTTGATCCAGAAGTAGAGACCGCCCTTGTTGCGAACCTTGGAGAGGTCAATGTACTTGCCTTCGCCAAGAGAGTACGTCACACCGGACCAGTCGTTGTTATCGATGTAGAGAGCAAGCACGTTCTTGTTGCCAGCCGTCTTGGAGTCAGCTTCGCGCTGAGCAGAAAGACCACCGTAGCTGTAGCTGAAGCCCTTCAAACCATCGGAGTAGAACACGCCATTAGCAACCGGCTTGACCTTGCCGTCGAGCTTTTCGGGGTTCTTGGGTCCGTTGATTACGTCGTTGTTTTCGTCCCAGTAGACGATCTTGGCCTTGGGCTTGGCCTTCTTGTTGCCCTTCACGATTTCGATATTGTCGACCCAGACTTCGAAATCCTTCGCACCGCTCTTGTCAATGGAGAAACGGACTTCAGCAATCTTGTCCCAGTCGATACGGGCCGGGAATTCGGACTTGCGGGTGTTGTCCCAGTAGAGACCGCGATCCGGGAAATCGATAAGAGGAATAGAAACCTTCTTCCATTCCGTCGTCACGGCGCCGCCTTCGATATACTTGTTCATCGGGAGAACGACCTGGGTCTTCTTGCCATCGGAAATTTCTTCATCCAAGAGGCCGACCTTGACAGACTCGCCACCCTTCTTGCCCTTGATCATGAATTCGAGCTTGGAATCCAAGAGGAACTTGTTCAAGTCGAAAGTTTCGTTGTAAAGGCAAACGGAAGCACCCGAATATTCACTCGGGTCGAGCTTGATGTTGAGGGCAGCCTTGGACTTGTAGCCGCCGTCCTTAGTGATAGTGATACCCTTGCTCTTGCCGCCGTAAGCGTAGTCGAAGCCAC
This genomic interval carries:
- a CDS encoding carbohydrate binding domain-containing protein, giving the protein MMKRTLTAATVALLGFGVTATMAQPKAPRVVPYKFFDDQYRQGGFDYAYGGKSKGITITKDGGYKSKAALNIKLDPSEYSGASVCLYNETFDLNKFLLDSKLEFMIKGKKGGESVKVGLLDEEISDGKKTQVVLPMNKYIEGGAVTTEWKKVSIPLIDFPDRGLYWDNTRKSEFPARIDWDKIAEVRFSIDKSGAKDFEVWVDNIEIVKGNKKAKPKAKIVYWDENNDVINGPKNPEKLDGKVKPVANGVFYSDGLKGFSYSYGGLSAQREADSKTAGNKNVLALYIDNNDWSGVTYSLGEGKYIDLSKVRNKGGLYFWIKGKLGGEKVYVGILDNQGNDIKSQTKISLNDWIEGSKVGTDWKLVKIPLKKFNDKGKAWDANKQAEVAKDVQWNKIQEIRFSVGKGENAGEPGKPAPVTIFVDQITFTETIDWVDPDIKWDNWKSKAPDVVISDFEGKFAKDNWEPSKGPKSKVEVEMPFKSSKLDGNSLNVKHFEMSDWVDVVLDFSKNTANHDNKQRDWTNHWGIMFDVYSERAWQSITVQVGDAGKELFVANTGVPRGRTTVIVPFRAFSKFPYYQPPEAKENGQFDLKGVVSLDFKPGGEGSNGSFEIDNIKLTNQKEVKAAERPALVKVEVKGTGDVLNPNISGGLFGINAALWDGDMLDNPKFKVQTAEYAKRINHGIIRYPGGLRADDDHWKEILDNHDWMVDTDEFLAWLKKTGSNAMFTVNFGSGTEQEAAAWVKHTNIDKKAGIVYWEIGNEVYGNWHPYYEKYGKDGGTIYGKRARKFIEAMKKVDPTIKVAVLGVLDGQWNDNVLKETGDIADGLIVHHYPQHFGEENDFAMLSAPQDLVPIYSRLHKVVDKWTSHFKKDKKIELWLTEWNSVDFNPGPQTISLENGLFVADYLAMLATENVDNAQYWDIHNDITPEGGDYGYLTRSAEECMNCPRPSYWAFQMASDALRGKLLKTEITGDKESLITTYYTENGKKKSLLVINKSPYSDYELKLNIPGFKGKATVQTLDRSTEKLKEGWANDPSKKAKKGVDVSKPIKVGKRTVTLITVE
- a CDS encoding GNAT family N-acetyltransferase, which produces MYEILPYSPELDKRLDHFVECESVNGTFLQTRRFLNYHPTGRFTDASFALEKSGTIVAYFPGVAKEQTFISHAGTTFGGPIIAKSFYSGSRLLEILKEADQHLTSRFKNIRFKITPAIFAEESPDLLEYMLEHMGYTRHTELSSYCTLQSGVDPLENCDKECRRIFKKSEIESIRFGNLEKTEDFETFYHFLEISKSKHNVHPVHTLQELYDLKDNRIPDHIRFRGIWDKDTLVAAMMLFRFEKTKTIHAQYIAPNPDYEKFQPTIALYVRVMREAALEGFQKISWGISTENGGEFLNENLHRFKESLGAKASVNAFYTK
- the rpsD gene encoding 30S ribosomal protein S4, producing the protein MSSFRGPKGKVARSLGLAVSQKTQKALDRRNFAPGQHGQTRKKSSSVYKQQLVEKQRLRFTYNISEAQLAKAYDEANRRAGSAGDNLMILLETRLDALVYRMGFARTIFAARQYVAHGHFTVNGVRSYSPARQIKAGDVIAVREGSKEHVQIKEAIANAPAAPEYVTVDAGKMEGSLVKLPLRDQIPVKLEEQLVVEYYSR
- a CDS encoding MauE/DoxX family redox-associated membrane protein — its product is MKKTIFSAALLAVASILVAIGVAEISFPESFLTFTDQDWLMEIWPKAYRYNIHVGLAAIIIATGICVPAYRLQKDFAIRALETLFRVGIGGMFIFASVYKIQDPHQFAVLVAQYQFFPALHLENLNNFFALVYPQFEFWFGLAMIVTPFVRESAFAIFWMFISFIIALSWALGNDLGITCGCFELEDGAAHDKAEAWTSLIRDLILIWPTLWLATRKHRSLIKVWREK
- a CDS encoding FdtA/QdtA family cupin domain-containing protein, with the protein product MIWNESNLNEPQLIDIPIAHDQRGNLSVVEGGELVPFDIKRVYYLYDVPGGTTRGGHAHRNLRQLIIAASGSFDVILDDGKTRTKYSLNRSYHGLYIPTMHWREIENFSSGAVCMVLASEHYDESDYIYEYDAFVKEASTR